From one Vanessa tameamea isolate UH-Manoa-2023 chromosome 9, ilVanTame1 primary haplotype, whole genome shotgun sequence genomic stretch:
- the LOC113394984 gene encoding serine/threonine-protein kinase ATR-like, translating into MMEDDSNDGPFTVWQMFNAPTLVLFNNLEHAADGLDRLLTSILKLSGDFTEVLVPRPGVSKWPDSYYHAFNTWLIGRLFYICSVDDLKRIHITSKEAQIKILNILCTNGASFYKSLHSEYYTILITLLQYYRDFPSEKVKAITLENFTPEKIVIPNVDIHLDPIYVKVDNIMTCKTLIDLVLQLLSESIPPGLLYCIKQDLEEDVFAEVLNAIEDFSMDLKYMGFSFFLNLIKNINTNTISKFHDLFPCIYQRLLSSLEALVQLMSVLHDKSEIDTNLLNDLNKIVLELIKNMENNIESESSVIGICSIILRNKTSRIFHQELKLYCLSLSCKINLSEELLMITEIDSSQIHELSNCYSKNIAEHIRSNRKVERKINLKENWYYIQVISVINGIKSCEDINIDTFLANYHLQRCHKALGILEIVSIEDKMYISEKGQTVYEFINRQNILNIWHTLSKLIKHHQSMIVGNETSLELIMNIVLSTINLSENITREDANLILEILCLQTSATFSEHNLLFSDTIKKIVLKYLLIAKIYLKAGVTEKWNKIITFLYSSVIKNQDLDVSRNVTDLFPFMQINKMISASKIIGDNLMPVFMIKDVDLQMEILKVIPAIACMSLGSHSIIISNAKNPTGQVIFTNSVISICVNCFNCHNFNENVSNSEDFCSQVKKEFKVLHSDSNLMTPTKISIFTGLKKLFGKFINMNICKEIGDDFWKIVRRLCNHYYIFDFEVSTKIINESYLLEGLKVFKPFIDSTQNHKHPEWISKIDVLISLFIKLLVSSTCTSLENNDYTMQATTLDCIKELGLCHNDKLIFPITKLLIYYIMHPLCSLSPKAIVDLRDVCEFHNQTPNQVYHRYKKDYCKLFVECSLYNGKDFAVYLLKVVRAFGFIGYRDFISKDIHHFLPYLIPYAAVVKEVPSMIEEIATLVQCSVSDFLIERFPHIYVHVYLTESNEAAKKCYDVIEKLTKTSTRNLIKRHFRVILTEFLLQYCVNPEKVLDACRYLACHDPDVSTPQYSMSMSTTQIAEFLNPKFLGVLAYFDHKLVNSKVALSVKRKALKSFPDIMQLMGTQYLTPLRFKVLATLRSALPLAKEFPKILAEAWGSFVHNIDSISLGPLLSNLAVSLLQQFEYAPHEINKIFQYIILKNENLLSAHISDLFFVEDSKISERVKIVIKKHVKRTQPDGFQDRIKWYLQHLNHDISNIKASAFSHLNKLLKNNRSEIHRAIFGGKNIEPIMVELIDSLLVGCKEASAAVSLASGACLGQLGAVEAGHLPRQYVQPDRSPFAFSISDDCFAATALVELTRAFQYEKDTMNMDCYALTIQEILKIYDISPTGTKKEVWDSFPENMHQVMYPLLSSRYTLAYPSQPKKIHPLFGSVHGTVFLEWAHNWTGQLIPSIESESIRELLRTVHPSMRRDVRTLFLFMPYVLLHAIMSNKNVNLIQEEIMAVIGVENNENNIPVTVERSKYKMLRHIRMTPNINSVQAEGNQNKCSKTIYTLLDFLNRWLLEWTNVKQRPLENENYKSIKKFVESFDKLMIARGNYACGELERALQYLELYMDEDKGHVQEQLPLLAEIYALLDEPDSVAGILSIKRSEPSLKEFILTQVVTGRLQDAALCCERLARDGRLDRHSLQGMIEFYLDLDQPFTAYRLLSEHNSDNMMELSAEPLWRLGRFEQLEELVKKPVPPSRENWGLLMGRILLAYRKEDHDMFTTSCDNAMKRLLQEMDGKSREESALRSGYQSVLGLHIITEAGHAEEVLKRLKNIDDGSGQGIEVINELLGEWRQRLSVVQSDFRTIEPLLRLRRILLHQTQELLEPTHPLTASRLKTCIGDLWLQSAKHARKAGVFQQSYMYILNAEEYKPEELFIEKAKIYWARGQQEHVMTTLRRGIEEAFPDLENLTQEQRKICAKAKLLIAKYNDETTNVDVDVNIGYYKESVEVFKQWEKSLVCLGSYYEKASSTESAANSSALWARRLYALNSYGKALQYGHKYLYQSMPRMLSIWLDVEVTAADTSIHSILAQMTEIIKTYSERLPTYLFLTAFSQIISRICHPVKEVYQQLKAIIVKLVLAYPQQSLWMSLSVLQSGYAVRARRCADVFAAPALREPPARRLLHDFTALAERLIELCNNPLPAAGSSTTVSAIVRGLPRLLSSENFSHIMMPFQEFCKIVLPSKAARQERIDFNIPTEPAVYIAGIEERVTILPSLQKPRKVTLRGSDGKAYIIMLKPRDDLRKDFRLMEFNGVVNRFLQDAPETRKRRLYIRTYSVLPLNEECGLIEWVPNLLGLRPVLMHIYKQKGIHTNNRELKEMMCSNKDPVEKKRRIYEEQLLPRHPPVFQEWFRRVFSDPYGWYQARSAYIRTTAVMSMVGYILGLGDRHGENISFDSTNGDTVHVDFNCLFNKGESFEWPERVPFRLTHNMEAAMGPLKHEGMFRKSCEAVMVALRAQTAALMSVIGPFVYDPLVSWGRSRALEHGERTNEQALQHLQHIRQRLNGMVKTKNKQLSLSLSPEGQVEHLIIEATSVHNLCQMYIGWGPFL; encoded by the exons ATGATGGAAGATGATAGTAATGATGGACCGTTCACGGTATGGCAAATGTTTAATGCACCcactcttgttttatttaacaatttggAACACGCAGCAGATGGTCTTGATAGACTATTAACTTCTATATTAAAACTGTCAGG gGATTTTACAGAAGTTTTAGTACCTAGACCAGGTGTTTCAAAATGGCCAGATTCCTATTATCATGCTTTCAATACATGGCTTATTGGAAgactattttatatctgttcAGTGGACGATCTAAAAAG AATTCATATAACAAGCAAGGAGGCACAAATAAAAATCCTTAACATTTTATGTACAAATGGAGCCTCATTTTATAAAAGTCTACATTcagaatattatacaattttgataACACTTTTACAATACTATAGAGATTTTCCAAGTGAAAAAGTCAAAGCTATCACATTAGAAAATTTTACACCTGAAAAAATAGTCATACCAAATGTTGATATACATTTGGATCCCATTTATGTTAAGGTGGACAATATTATGACATGTAAAACTTTAATTGATTTGGTGTTGCAACTCTTATCTGAAAGTATTCCACCTGGtttgttatattgtattaaacaaGACCTTGAAGAAGATGTCTTCGCTGAAGTCTTGAATGCAATTGAAGATTTTAGCatggatttaaaatatatgggttttagtttttttcttaatttaattaaaaatataaatacaaatactatttcaaaatttcatgatttatTTCCTTGCATTTATCAAAGATTGTTATCAAGCCTGGAAGCCCTTGTTCAATTGATGAGTGTTCTTCATGATAAATCTGAAATTGATACAAATTTGCTAAATGATTTGAACAAAATTgtattagaattaataaaaaatatggaaaacaACATTGAATCTGAAAGTAGTGTAATTGGGATTTGTTCTATAATCCTACGAAACAAAACAAGTAGAATATTCCATCAAGAACTTAAATTGTATTGCTTGTCATTAAGTTGTAAGATCAACCTATCAGAGGAATTATTAATGATAACAGAGATCGACTCTTCACAAATACATGAACTATCAAACtgttattctaaaaatattgcCGAGCACATCAGATCAAATAGAAAAGTAGAAaggaaaataaatctaaaagaaAATTGGTACTACATTCAAGTAATATCTGttattaatggaataaaatcgtgtgaagatataaatatagatacgtTTTTAGCTAATTATCATTTACAAAGATGCCATAAAGCTCTGGGTATACTAGAAATAGTTAGCATCGAAGATAAGATGTATATTTCTGAAAAAGGACAAACTGTCTATGAATTCataaatagacaaaatattttgaatatatggCATACATTGTCCAAGTTAATAAAACATCATCAAAGTATGATTGTCGGCAATGAAACTAGTTTAGAATTAATTATGAACATTGTATtaagtacaattaatttaagtgAAAACATCACCAGAGAAGACGCTAATTTAATATTGGAGATTCTATGTTTGCAAACATCAGCCACATTTTCTGAACATAATTTGCTATTTAgtgatactataaaaaaaattgtactaaagtatttattgattgctaaaatatatttaaaagctgGTGTCACTGAAAaatggaacaaaataataacatttttgtatagtTCTGTGATAAAAAACCAAGATTTAGATGTCTCaagaaat gttACAGATTTGTTTCCTTTTatgcaaataaacaaaatgatttcTGCAAGTAAAATAATTGGAGATAACTTGATGCCAGTTTTTATGATTAAGGATGTAGATCTGCAAATGGAGATCCTAAAAGTCATACCGGCCATCGCTTGCATGTCCTTAGGCTCTCACAGCATCATTATAAGTAATGCTAAAAATCCTACAGGCCAAGTAATATTCACAAACTCTGttataagtatttgtgttaattgttttaattgccATAACTTTAATGAAAATGTTAGTAACTCTGAAGATTTTTGTTCACAAGTTAAGAAAGAGTTCAAGGTATTGCATTCAGACAGCAATTTGATGACGCCtacaaaaatttcaatatttactgGTCTCAAAAAATTATttggtaaatttataaatatgaatatatgcAAAGAAATTGGTGATGACTTTTGGAAAATTGTTAGAAGATTATGCAAccactattatatttttgattttgaagttTCTaccaaaattattaatgaatctTATTTGCTGGAAGGTCTAAAGGTCTTTAAGCCTTTTATTGACAGTACACAG AATCATAAACATCCGGAATGGATTTCAAAGATTGATGTTCTaattagtttgtttataaaattactagtaAGTTCTACATGCACAAGTTTGGAAAACAATGATTATACTATGCAAGCAACTACGCTGGATTGTATCAAAGAATTGGGATTATgtcataatgataaattaatttttcccATCACGAAACTGCTAATTTACTACATAATGCATCCCCTGTGTTCACTGTCTCCGAAAGCAATTGTCGATTTAAGGGATGTCTGTGAATTTCACAATCAAACTCCGAATCAAGTGTACCACAGGTACAAGAAGGATTACTGTAAACTATTTGTTGAATGCAGTTTATACAATGGGAAAGATTTCGCCGTATATCTTTTAAAAGTCGTACGAGCGTTTGGATTTATAGGATACCGGGATTTTATATCGAAAGATATTCACCATTTTTTACCGTATCTCATACCTTATGCTGCGGTTGTGAAGGAAGTTCCGTCTATGATAGAAGAAATCGCAACACTTGTTCAATGTTCCGTATCAGACTTCTTAATCGAAAGGTTCCCACATATATACGTTCACGTTTATTTAACGGAATCTAACGAAGCAGCCAAAAAGTGTTACGATGTAATCGAAAAGCTTACCAAAACTTCAACTCGAAATCTTATCAAAAGACACTTCAGAGTAATATTGACGGAATTTCTGTTGCAGTATTGCGTGAACCCAGAGAAAGTTTTGGATGCGTGTAGATATCTAGCATGTCACGACCCGGATGTGTCAACTCCTCAGTATAGTATGAGTATGAGTACTACACAAATAGCAGAGTTCCTTAATCCCAAATTTTTGGGTGTTTTAGCGTATTTCGATCATAAGCTGGTTAATAGCAAAGTGGCTTTGTCGGTTAAACGTAAAGCATTGAAGAGCTTTCCGGATATAATGCAGCTAATGGGAACGCAGTATCTCACACCTCTGAGATTTAAAGTCCTTGCAACTTTAAGATCGGCATTACCGTTAGCGAAGGAATTTCCGAAAATTCTTGCCGAAGCATGGGGATCATTCGTTCACAATATTGACAGTATTTCACTGGGTCCTCTACTGTCCAACTTAGCCGTCTCACTACTGCAACAGTTTGAATACGCCCCacacgaaattaataaaatcttccaGTATATTATACTGAAAAATGAAAATCTTCTGAGCGCCCATATATCTGACTTATTTTTCGTAGAAGATTCGAAAATTTCGGAGAGAGTTAagatagttataaaaaaacacgtTAAACGGACACAGCCGGATGGTTTTCAAGATAGGATTAAGTGGTACTTGCAACATTTGAATCAtgacatttcaaatataaaggCCTCTGCTTTTTCGCACTTGAACAAATTGTTGAAGAATAACAGATCCGAAATACACAGAGCTATCTTCGGAGGAAAGAATATAGAGCCCATCATGGTAGAACTCATAGATTCTTTACTGGTCG GCTGCAAGGAGGCGAGCGCGGCGGTGTCGCTGGCGAGCGGCGCGTGCCTGGGCCAGCTGGGCGCGGTGGAGGCGGGCCACCTGCCGCGCCAGTACGTGCAGCCCGACCGCTCGCCCTTCGCCTTCTCCATCAGCGACGACTGCTTCGCCGCCACCGCGCTCGTGGAGCTCACCAGGGCCTTCCAGTACGAGAAGGATACGATG AACATGGACTGCTATGCTCTAACTATTCaagagatattaaaaatatatgacatatcACCGACTGGAACGAAAAAGGAAGTTTGGGATAGTTTTCCGGAAAATATGCATCAAGTCATGTATCCGTTACTTAGTTCGAG GTACACTCTGGCATATCCGTCTCAACCGAAGAAAATACATCCTTTATTTGGTTCTGTTCACGGTACCGTGTTTCTGGAATGGGCTCACaa ctGGACAGGCCAATTAATACCTTCAATAGAGTCCGAAAGTATTCGCGAACTTTTGCGTACGGTTCATCCAAGTATGCGTCGCGACGTTCGGACACTATTCCTATTCATGCCTTATGTACTGCTCCACGCTATTATGTCCAATAAGAATGTAAACCTCATACAGGAAGAAATAATGGCTGTTatag gcgtagaaaataatgaaaacaacaTTCCCGTAACAGTGGAGAGATCTAAGTATAAAATGTTGCGGCATATAAGGATGACACCAAATATTAATTCAGTTCAAGCAGAAGGCAAtcag aATAAGTGTAGCAAGACAATATACACGTTACTGGACTTCCTGAATCGATGGCTCCTGGAATGGACTAACGTGAAGCAAAGACCTTTGGAGAACGAAAATTACAA GTCAATAAAGAAGTTTGTGGAGAGTTTCGACAAACTAATGATAGCTCGCGGTAATTACGCGTGCGGCGAACTCGAACGCGCCTTGCAGTACCTGGAGCTGTACATGGACGAGGATAAAGGACACGTGCAGGAACAGCTGCCGCTGCTAGCTGAGATATACGCTTTGTTGGACGAACCCGACTCTGTTGCCG GTATCCTATCCATCAAGAGGTCGGAGCCGTCCCTGAAGGAGTTCATCCTGACGCAGGTGGTGACGGGCCGCCTGCAGGACGCCGCGCTGTGCTGCGAGCGCCTGGCGCGCGACGGCCGGCTGGACCGCCACAGCCTGCAG GGAATGATCGAATTCTACTTGGACCTCGATCAGCCATTCACAGCATATCGTCTGCTCAGCGAACACAACTCCGATAACATGATGGAATTATCAGCGGAGCCGCTGTGGAGATTGGGAAGGTTCGAACAGTTAGAAGAACTGGTGAAGAAGCCGGTG CCGCCTTCACGTGAAAATTGGGGACTCTTAATGGGCCGAATTCTACTCGCTTACCGCAAGGAGGACCATGATATGTTTACAACGTCCTGCGACAACGCAATGAAGAGATTGCTTCAAGAAATGGACGGGAAAAGTCGAGAGGAAAGTGCGCTCAGAAGTGGCTATCAGAGCGTTCTCGGATTGCATATTATTACGGAGGCGGGACACGCCGAGGAGGTTTTGAAAAG attaaaaaatatcgacGACGGAAGCGGACAAGGTATCGAAGTGATTAATGAGCTGCTGGGCGAGTGGCGACAGAGACTGTCCGTCGTTCAATCGGACTTCAGAACTATTGAGCCTCTTCTTAGACTCAGGAGGATACTGTTGCACCAAACACAG GAATTACTTGAACCAACTCACCCATTGACGGCGAGTAGGCTGAAGACCTGTATCGGTGATCTGTGGTTGCAGAGCGCGAAGCATGCCAGAAAAGCAGGCGTATTCCAGCag tcatacatgtatattttaaatgctgAGGAATACAAACCGGAAGAACTATTCATCGAAAAAGCGAAAATATACTGGGCTCGTGGTCAGCAGGAACACGTGATGACCACACTCCGGCGTGGTATCGAAGAGGCATTCCCGGATTTAGAAAACCTTACGCAGGAACAGAG aaaaatatgcgCCAAAGCGAAGCTCTTGATCGCCAAATACAATGATGAAACAACGAATGTTGACGTGGATGTCAATATTGGGTACTACAAGGAGTCCGTTGAGGTCTTCAAACAGTGGGAGAAAAGTTTG GTGTGCCTCGGCTCGTACTACGAGAAGGCGAGCAGCACGGAGAGCGCCGCCAACTCCAGCGCGCTGTGGGCGCGCCGCCTGTACGCGCTCAACAGTTACGGGAAGGCGCTGCAGTACGGACACAAGTACCTCTACCAGAGCATGCCGAGGATGCTGTCTATATG gtTGGACGTCGAAGTGACTGCTGCGGATACGAGTATTCACTCAATACTGGCGCAAATGACAGAAATCATAAAGACATATTCCGAGAGGCTCCCGACGTATCTATTTTTGACGGCCTTTTCGCAGATTATATCGAGAATTTGTCACCCAGTCAAAGAG GTGTACCAGCAGCTGAAGGCGATCATCGTGAAACTGGTGCTGGCGTACCCGCAGCAGTCGCTGTGGATGAGCCTGAGCGTGCTGCAGTCGGGCTACGCGGTGCGCGCGCGGCGCTGCGCCGACGTGTTCGCGGCGCCCGCGCTGCGCGAGCCGCCCGCGCGCCGCCTGCTGCACGACTTCACCGCGCTGGCCGAGCGCCTCATCGAGCTGTGCAACAACCCGCTGCCCGCCGCCGGCTCG TCGACCACGGTGTCAGCTATCGTCCGAGGTCTGCCGCGGCTCCTTTCATCCGAAAACTTCAGTCATATCATGATGCCGTTCCAAGAATTCTGCAAAATAGTACTACCATCAAAAGCAGCCAGACAAGAACGGATCGACTTCAACATACCGACGGAACCGGCGGTTTACATCGCCGGTATCGAAGAACGTGTAACTATACTGCCGTCGTTGCAGAAACCGAGAAAAGTTACTTTACGAG gtTCCGATGGCAAAGCTTATATAATTATGCTGAAACCTCGAGATGATCTCCGTAAAGATTTCCGTCTGATGGAGTTCAACGGTGTTGTTAATAGATTTCTTCAGGATGCACCAGAAACCCGTAAAAGACGGCTCTACATAAGGACATACAGTGTTTTGCCCTTAAACGAGGAATGCGGTCTTATCGAATGGGTTCCAAATTTACTTGGCTTAAGACCTGTTCTCatgcatatttataaacaaaaag GTATCCATACAAATAATCGCGAGCTGAAAGAAATGATGTGCTCTAATAAAGATCCCGTCGAGAAAAAACGCCGTATTTATGAAGAACAATTACTGCCGCGACATCCGCCTGTATTCCAGGAGTGGTTCAGAAGAGTATTTTCTGACCCATATGGATG GTATCAAGCTAGATCAGCTTATATACGTACGACAGCTGTGATGTCCATGGTTGGCTATATTTTAG gCTTAGGAGACCGACATGGTGAGAATATATCCTTCGACTCAACGAACGGCGACACAGTCCACGTTGACTTTAATTGTTTATTCAACAAGGGTGAATCGTTCGAATGGCCAGAGAGAGTACCGTTCAGATTGACACATAACATGGAAGCCGCTATGGGGCCTCTAAAACATGAGGGCATGTTTAG GAAAAGCTGCGAGGCGGTGATGGTGGCGCTGCGCGCGCAGACGGCGGCGCTCATGTCGGTGATCGGGCCCTTCGTGTACGACCCGCTCGTGTCGTGGGGCCGCTCGCGCGCGCTGGAGCACGGCGAGCGCACCAACGAGCAGGCGCTGCAGCACCTGCAGCACATTCGGCAGAGGCTCAACGGCATG GTAAAAACGAAAAACAAACAATTGTCGTTATCTCTGTCGCCTGAAGGCCAAGTCGAACATTTAATCATTGAAGCAACGAGCGTACACAATTTATGCCAGATGTATATTGGTTGGGGACCCTTcctttga